The stretch of DNA TTTAAAAAGCCTTTGGAATTTCCAAAGGCTTTTCTATTTATTATAATATATCTTTTGTAAAGATTAATCTTGAGGAATGTATAATACTTGTCCTGGATAGATTTTGTCAGGGTGCTCTAACATGGGTTTGTTAGCCTCAAATATCTTTTGGTAAGCATTAGAATCTCCATATACTTCAGCAGCAATTTTTGATAAGAAATCTCCACTTTTTACAGTATAAAACGTTTTAGACATATCAGGTAATTCAAAACTAATTGGAGCTACTGTTTCTAATTGATCTTCAACTTCAGAAACACCATCGATGTTCCCAGCTGTAGCTACTATTTTTTGTTTTTCATCTAAATTTTTTGCTTTTCCTGATAACGTTACTTTTTCTTCAGCAACTGTTACGTTAACCATTGATGTGTCTAATCCAAAACCATCTAAGTGTGATTTGATTTTTGTTGCCTTTTCTTCAGCTGACTCTCCACCGAATACTTTTGATCCTGCGTCTTTTAAGAATGATAATAATCCCATTTCTAATAATTTAATTAAATTGTTTTTATTTTAATACTACTGTATACCGTAAAAATACGGATTTATTTTTTAACTTCTTCTATTTTTCTCTTAATGTCTTGAATAACAGTTTTTTGGTCCTTTAATTCTTCTGCCTTTTTTACAATATCTTTATAGGTTTTGGTAATATTGTCTTTATTTTCTGTGATTTTAACTTGGTAAGAAGAAATATCATCTTCATAATCAATTAACTTATGACTAAGTGATTCTTTTTGTTTTGTATATTTTGAAATTTCTTTATCACTTAATGAACCGCCTTCTAATTCACTTTGAATGGCTTCTAATTGTTTTTCACTTGAAGCCTTTTTTTGTTTCGTTTGAATGATTTTATTTTCTAAAGAAGTATTCTCTTTTTCTAGTTTTCCTTTAAAACGTTGAAGCTTAACATACTCATCATTTAAAGTTCCTTGATAATCATAAGAATCTTGCAATTCAAGTTCAATACATTTTTTCTTAGCTGCGTACGCATAATCTGTTAATAACCGAACAGCATTTTCATATTCTTCAGGATGTGTTTTACTAGACAAAAATTCACCATCATTCAATATGAAAGCTGTAGCAACACGAAGTGTATCAGTTTTTGTGTCCAAAATTCGATAATAAACATCTACAGGTTGATCACTGATACCTTTAATATTAGCATCTGTAATAGAAATACCTTTAAAGATATTTTTGAAAGAGGTTTTTCCAAAATGCATGTTTACACTTTCCTTCCATTGTGCTTTTACCATTTTTTTTGAACAATAAGGCATCTGAAATAGTAATGCATTACCATAATGGTTACCATATTTTATATCTTCCTCATATATAGTAGTCTGAGCTTTTAAAGGAATTAAAAAGCTGATAAAAAGTAAGGGTATTAAAGAATGTATTTTAATCATTTTAAATAAATTCATGTTTACAACAGTTCAAAAAGTGTTCCAAAATTATTGGAATAGGTTTATTTATTACTTTCAAATCTATGAATAATTATTAACTTTAACCGAATATAGTATAAAAAATGAAAAGTAAAATTCTTCTTATTTACACAGGTGGAACGATTGGAATGGTAAAAGATTATGAATCAGGATCATTGAAACCACTTGATTTTAATAACATTTATAAACGATTGCCTGAAATTAATCAACTGGATTGTGAAATTACTGCATTGAGTTTTGAAAATCCAATTGATTCTTCTAATATTAAACCAGATGATTGGATTTATTTAGCAGAACTTATTGAAGAAAATTATGAAAAATTTGATGCATTTGTTGTTTTGCATGGAACAGATACGATGTCATTTACAGCATCAGCCTTAAGTTTTATGTTAGAAGGGTTGCAAAAGCCTGTTATTCTAACAGGTTCTCAATTACCAATAGGAGATTTAAGGACGGATGCTAAAGAAAATATGATTACCTCTATTTATATTGCTACATTAAAACAAGGGCATGAAGCATTGGTGAAAGAAGTAGGAGTTTATTTCGAATATAAATTATACAGAGGTAATCGAACGACAAAGTTCAGTGCAGAGCAATTTGATGCCTTTAGATCTTCTAACTATCCTTTTTTAATAGAATCAGGAGTTAATTTACATATAAATCATTCACTTTTGTATCAAGCTCCTGAAAAGAATTTAAAAGTTTATAAAATGTTTTCAGAAGATGTAGCATTGCTGAAGATATTTCCAGGTATTACACAACAAGTTGTAGAAGCTGTTTTAAATATTCCGAATATTAAAGGAATTATTTTAGAAACTTTTGGGGCAGGAAATGCTCCAACAGAGAAATGGTTTTTAGATTTAATAGAAAAAGCGATAGAAAAAGGTATTATCATTGTAAATGTGACACAATGTTTAGCAGGAGGAGTTGTTCAAGGTAAATATGAAGCGAGTTCTGGTTTAAAAAATAGAGGTGTAATAAGTAGTGAAGACATGACAACAGAATCCGCTTTAACCAAAATGATGCTGGGTTTATGCATTACAGAAAGTCAAATACATTTTAAACAATATTTTACCTCAAATATTAGAGGAGAAATTAGTAAAATGAATTAAATTTTATTTTTTTGAAAGAAAAAATTGCTTTATATTGCCGAATCGTTTGTAAGGATTAAAATATCCTTTATGCCGAGGAGAGGTGGCCGAGCGGTTTAAGGCGCACGCCTGGAAAGCGTGTTTACAGCAATGTATCGAGGGTTCGAATCCCTTCCTCTCCGCATTAGAATGATAAAAAGTAAAACAATAAATAAATAGAAAAGTAATAATTTAAAGAAAAGTTAAAATGAAAAAATTATTCTCAGTTTTAGCTATTGCCGGATTATTAGCGTTTAATCCTGTTAATGCTCAAGATAGTGCAACAACAGATGCAGCTAATCAGACAGAACAAGTAGCAGCAGTTGTAGATAGTACTGCACAAGCAGCAACAGAAGTTGCAGTAGTAGAAGAAGTAGAAGTAGAAGAAGCTGCGGCTCCAGAAGTAGAAGAGAGTTCAATAGAGTGGATTAAAACAAAATTCATTGAAGGTGGACCAACTTTTATGGCGATTGTATTAGTATGTTTAATTTTAGGTTTAGCTTTCGTTATTGAAAGAATTATCTACTTAAACTTAGCTGATGTAAACACAAATAAATTATTAACTCAGATTGAAGATGCATTACAATCAGGAGGAGTAGAAGAAGCAAAAGATGTTGCTCGTAACGCTTCAGGACCTGTTGCTTCAATTTCTTATCAGGCTTTACAACGTGTTGGTGATGGACAAGATATTGAGGATGTTGAAAAGTCTGTAATTGCTTATGGAGGTGTTGAAATGGGGCGTTTAGAAAGAAACGTATCTTGGATTGCTTTATTTATTGCAATTGCACCAATGTTAGGGTTTATGGGAACTGTAATTGGGATGATACAAGCATTTGATGGTATTGAAAGAGAAGGTTCAGTAGATCCTCAAGCAATGGCAAAAGATATTAAAGTAGCCTTATTAACGACGTTATTTGGTTTAGTTGTAGCCATTATATTACAAGTATTCTATAACTATATTGTAGCAAAAATTGACGGTATTGTAAATAAAATGGAAGATGCATCCATTTCTATGGTTGATATGTTAGTAAAATATGCTAAGAAGTAAGAAAATCTTACCGAACGTGTATTATTAAGTGAAAACATTATAACCATGTTGCTTTAGCAACATAAAAATAGAATTGATATGAATAGTTTAGCACAAAAAATAACCATAGGGATTGCAGGACTTGTTTCTATTGTAGGAATTATCATGCTAGTTATGATAATGCTTACTGGGGATGATGCAATTGAGGCAGGTAATGCCGAGACTTTAAAAAATAGCTTTATATACTTAGTGTTAATAACATTAGCTATTGCTGTATTATATTTTGTAGTAACAGGGATTCTTTCTTTAGTGAAAAATCCATCAGCATTTAAAAAAGATGCTCTACCATTAATCGTTTTGGTTATTATTGGGGTATTGTTATTTTGGATTTCTGGTTTAGATTCTTTTGAAAGTATTGGAAAAGCATCTTTTATTAATGAAGAGGATGCCAGATTAACAGGGTATCACGGTCTTTCAAATGACCAGTTAAGTTCCATTTCATCATGGAGATCATGGTTAACAGCAGGATTAGGGTTAACAGGAATACTTTTAGCCATTGCATCGTTAGCTTTTGTTTATGATATGGTGAAATCATCATTAAAATAATAACACTTAAACAACTAAGATTATGGCAAAAAAAGAATTACCAGAAGTAAACGCAAGTTCGATGGCAGATATCGCTTTCTTACTTTTAACTTTCTTCTTAGTTGCAACATCTATTAACGTAGATAAGGGTGTAAGAACAACATTACCTCCTGAAAAAGATCCAGAGCAGATTCCTAGCGAAGTGAAAATGCGTAACGTATATACCATTCGTGTAGAATCTAATGGAGGACTTTTAGTAGAAGATGAAATCTTTATGGATAAGAATCAAATTCCTGAATTACGCGAAATGGT from Flavobacteriaceae bacterium UJ101 encodes:
- the ansA|ansB gene encoding asparaginase (Belongs to the asparaginase 1 family; Contains 1 asparaginase/glutaminase domain.; KEGG: pro:HMPREF0669_00543 L-asparaginase) gives rise to the protein MKSKILLIYTGGTIGMVKDYESGSLKPLDFNNIYKRLPEINQLDCEITALSFENPIDSSNIKPDDWIYLAELIEENYEKFDAFVVLHGTDTMSFTASALSFMLEGLQKPVILTGSQLPIGDLRTDAKENMITSIYIATLKQGHEALVKEVGVYFEYKLYRGNRTTKFSAEQFDAFRSSNYPFLIESGVNLHINHSLLYQAPEKNLKVYKMFSEDVALLKIFPGITQQVVEAVLNIPNIKGIILETFGAGNAPTEKWFLDLIEKAIEKGIIIVNVTQCLAGGVVQGKYEASSGLKNRGVISSEDMTTESALTKMMLGLCITESQIHFKQYFTSNIRGEISKMN
- a CDS encoding putative biopolymer transport protein ExbB like protein (Belongs to the ExbB/TolQ family.), which encodes MKKLFSVLAIAGLLAFNPVNAQDSATTDAANQTEQVAAVVDSTAQAATEVAVVEEVEVEEAAAPEVEESSIEWIKTKFIEGGPTFMAIVLVCLILGLAFVIERIIYLNLADVNTNKLLTQIEDALQSGGVEEAKDVARNASGPVASISYQALQRVGDGQDIEDVEKSVIAYGGVEMGRLERNVSWIALFIAIAPMLGFMGTVIGMIQAFDGIEREGSVDPQAMAKDIKVALLTTLFGLVVAIILQVFYNYIVAKIDGIVNKMEDASISMVDMLVKYAKK
- a CDS encoding uncharacterized protein (Contains 1 BON domain; Contains 1 LysM repeat.), with protein sequence MGLLSFLKDAGSKVFGGESAEEKATKIKSHLDGFGLDTSMVNVTVAEEKVTLSGKAKNLDEKQKIVATAGNIDGVSEVEDQLETVAPISFELPDMSKTFYTVKSGDFLSKIAAEVYGDSNAYQKIFEANKPMLEHPDKIYPGQVLYIPQD